The nucleotide window TGATAGTAGAATGCCCTGGTGGGGTAGTAGATCACGGTGAGCTTTATCAGCAGGGCCATAAGGGCCAGCAAAATCGCGATGCCAATGCCGAAACGGGGAGTGTACGCCGCTGGTTCCACGTTTGAATCAAGCCCGGAGATGGCCAGGAGCGTACCGGATATTCCCGATGCCGCAACTGGATACCTCCACAGCTTTTTGTCTTCGGAAATCGATGAAATAGCCTCTGTCACTGCTTCAAATGCCCTCATCCCACCACCGTTGTTTATGGGCCTTTACACTATTTAATGTTTACTGTTTTAAGTTGTATGTCATGGGGAGAGATACTGAGTAACAACCCTCGCAACCGTTAAATCACCTATGAGTAATCGGTAAAACGGTGATTGCGATGCCCTCCTTTGAGATTGTCCGCGGGGACATAACCCGCTTTCCGGCGGAGGCCATAGTGAACGCGGCCAACCGCTATCTGGAGCACGGTGGTGGCGTGGCCTATGCCATAGCGAAGGCCGCCGCGGGAAACGTTGATGAATACATCCGGATAAGCAAAGATGCTATGAAAAAACAGCTGGGAAAGAGCTCAATTGAGCACGGCGAGGTTGTCGTAACTCCTCCTATGAGGCTCGAAAAGTTTGGGATCAAATACGTCATTCACACGGTCGGGCCATACTGCGGTGGAAAATGGGACGAGGACAAAAAGGGGAAGCTCAGGAAGGCCATTCTCGGCGCCTTGAGAAAAGCGGAAGAGCTCGGTGTCAAAACCATAGCCTTCCCGGCCATTAGCGCTGGCATCTACGGCTGTCCTTTGGAGGAGGTCGTGAGGACGTTCAAGGAGGTTGTGGAGGGGTTCTCGAAGGGAGCGAGGAGTGTGGAGAAGGTCTATCTCGTGCTGTACTCGGGGGACGCATACCGGACTGCGTTAAGTGTTTTTGGGTTGAATCGAATGTCAAAAATGTTATAAGTTCTGAATTTATCATTTATTTTGGTGGTAATAGTGGCTTCCTCCTGTGAAGGAACCGTCAAGCGAATTGCAGTCGGTTTGATACTGCTGTATCTGACGGGCTTTTTAATCCTCTATTACTCCATCAGGAAGCTGATATGTCTTTCCGTGGATTGCAGAGGTTACCCCGGACCTGTTGCTTCAATGAGCCCTGTTTACGGGCTGGACATGGCGGTGGCGGTTTTTGTAGTTGGAACTCTGTTTCTACTTGTGATGCTATACCTGAGCTTCGGTTTTGATGGGGCTTCCTCTGAGAAAGAAATGGATGAAGATGAGAAAACATCTTCTGTGGAAAACAGTTCAGATTTGAAGGGGTGAAATTGAATGTCGTTGGAACGTGTGGCATATGCTGTTTTGGTTCTTTTCTTGGGTTTCACCCCCTGCTTCTCCTCTCGGTGTTGCTGGTTAGTGGGGCAATGACTGAAAATGATTTAACATGTTGAACCTAAGCACTCACGGTGGTGCCGATGCGAATTGAGGACGTTTACATCTGGGACATCAACGCCAAGTGGCTCGGCATAACTCCTTACCAGCTCATGGAGAACGCCGGAGCGGGTGTTGCCAGAGTTATAGAGGAGCGCTTTGGAAAGGGGCTGAGGGTAGCGGTTTTCTCCGGGACCGGCAACAACGGCGGCGACGGCTTTGTAACAGCGAGACACCTCAGCTTCGAGAACGACGTTACTCTCTTCCTCGTCGGAGATGAGACGAAGATAAGGAGCGAAGAAGCGAGACACAACTGGGAGACACTCAAGGGCCTGGACTTTGTGAAGATCAAAGTCCTCAAGGACTCGGCATACATTAAAGCCCTTGATTTGTCTGGCTTTGACGTTATCGTCGACGCCCTCCTCGGGGCCGGCACAAAGGGCGAGCCGCGCGAGCCGATACGCTCTGCAATAGAGAAGATTAACGAATACGCGGGAAGGGCGAAGATAGTCAGCGTTGACCTGCCGAGCGGTTATCCAAGTGGAGTTCGCGTCAATGCCGACTTCGCGGTGACCTTCCAGTGGGACAAGGAGGAGTATGAAGGCTTCGAGCGCGTTGTGGTTAAGATAGGTTATCCGAAGGAGCTCTACCACCTCGTTGGCCCCGGTGATGCGAAGTTCGCTTTAAGGAAGAAGGGCGAGCACAAGGGGCAGAACGGTAAACTGCTCATCATCGGTGGGAGTTCCAGCTATTACGGTGCTCCTTACCTTGCTTCCAAGGGGGCGAGCTACCTCGTCGATTTGGTTTACTTAGCGATGCCCTCCGAACCGGCGAAACGGATAAGCGACCCCGATCTGATACTCAGGCCAGTTGAGGGAAGAAACTTCTCGCCGGGGCACGTTGATGAGCTCCTGAGCATAGCTGAAAAGGCCGATGCCGTCGTCCTCGGCCCGGGAATCGGTCTCGCTGAGGAAACGAAGGAGTTCGTCAGGGAATTTGTAAAGCGCTGCGAAAAGCCGATGGTCATAGATGCCGATGCCCTGAAGGCAGTGGCCGAGGACTTGGGTGTTCTCAAGGGCAAGACCTTCGTCCTAACTCCCCACACCGGTGAGTTTAAGGTTCTCTTTGGGGTGAAGCCGGAAGGCTCCCTCGGAGAGAAAGCCAAGCTCGTAGGGGAGAAAGCCGGAGAAGTTGGGGGAGTAATTCTTCTCAAAGGTGCTTACGACATCATAAGCGACGGGAAAACCTGGAAGTACAACAGAACCGGTAACAGGGGCATGACCACCGGGGGAACCGGGGACGTTTTAGCGGGCCTCGTTGGAGCACTCCTTGCACTCGGCAACGAGCCGCTAAGGGCCGCTTCCGCTGGCGCTTTCCTCAACGGCCTCGCCGGGGACATGGTGAAGGGGGAACTCGGCGAGAACTTCACCGCTTTGGAGGTCGCGAAGAAAGTGCCAAAAGCTGTTAGATGGGTGGTGGAGTTCTGAGGTGGTACGATGGGGCGTTTTTTGAAGGCCTTCCTTTTCCTTGCCGTTGCATCTTTGGTTCTGGTTTCCTTTCTTATCCCCCTTTCGGGAGAGAAGTACCCGATAGAAGTCGAGGCCCACTTCAGCTCTCCCTTTGAGTTTGAGGGTGCGGAGCTTATGGCCGGCTATCCCAACGAGGTTACCCACGTGGCGCTCTTCAAGTTCAAGCGCTCAGGCGGGGGTAGAAGGGACTTTCGGCTCGTGGAGGCCTTTGACCTTCCCGTCGATTACGTGGTGGCGGAGATACGCGACGGAGGCTCACTCTACTGCAGGGCGGCCATTGAGGATGGACGATTTGTGATTCATGAAGAAAACTGCTTCCCAACCCTTGAAGACGCCCTCAAGAGGAGGATAACTCTGAGTTCCTGCATCAACGGCACTTACCTCGGCTACAAAATTGAAAGGAACTCCATCGTTTACTTTCTCTTCCAGGCTTCAAACGAGACAACCTGCGTGAACGAGAGCGTTGAAGTCCTTGGAAGAACGTGGGGGGTTTTCGCGGAGATAACCGGGACGAACGGGACCCTCCTTTGCCCGGTGGAGGTCATTAACGGGACGTATCTCACCGACGAGGTTGTTGCTGTAAACGAAGGATGGTGCGGGTGATGAAAATGGCCTCCGAAAATGCGGTTCGGGTGCTCATGTCGGTTCCGGCCGTTGTCCTTGCGGTTGCTCTCCTCGCGGTTAGAGGGTTTTCCCCTGGGACGATGCTCGTTCTGGTCCTTCTCTGGGTCACTGGCGTCCTCTTCCCCCGCGCCTGGGAGTTTCGGAACGGGAAACTGGATGGGGGCACTCTGATTCAGAACGTTCTCCTTTATGCTACTTTAACCGCCTTGGTGGGGGCAGAGTACTTCTTCCTTGAAGGGACTGTTTACGGCATTTCGAAAGAGATGGCGATGTTCTTCACGGCCTGGCTTCTCAGTGGGGTTTTTGAGTTTCTCTGGCCCGGATTCGCGAGAAAGGGAACCAATCAAGTGTCGTCGTAAACAGAAACGGGAAGAATAATAGGGAATGGGTGGGGGCAGGGTTCAGCCCACCCCACAGTAGCTCCAGACGGAGTAGCCATACTGGCCATTGGCCGGGTCGTGGGCAGGGGCCTCGAGGTAGACCCAGCCGCTGGAGGAGACGTACTTGTCCACCCAGCCGCCGAGGTTGCCGGTGTACTCGTGTATGCAGGAGCCGGCGAACTTCGGGACGTAGACCCACCTTCCGACCTTGCTTGAGCCGAGGTTGATGTAGGTTATCAGTCCCGGCTTGTCCCCGTAGCCGTTTCTCACGAAAATAAGCTCGTCGCTGTCGTAGTAGACTATGTCGGTGCTTCCCCCGGCGAGGTGGTCGTGTATCCAGATGAGGTTCCTGAGCCTGTCCTTGTTGAGCCACTCCTCGTAGTCGCGGTAGAATATGACGGGCTGACCCTCGTAGGTGAGGATAAACGCATAAGCTGGATACTTGTTCCAGATTATGTCGGTGTCGTGGTTTGCCACGAAAGTCACCGCCTTGAACGGGTCGCGGCTGACCACTGTTTGACCGTATCTGAGGGCATCAACGAGGGCAGGGATGTTGTTGTTATCGAAGGCCTCGTCCATCTTGTAGTAGAGCGGGAAGTCGAAGACCTTGGCGTTGCTGTTGTATGCCCAGTTCAGGAGTGCATCGACGTTGGTGTCCCAGTACTCTCCGACGGCCCAGCCTCCCCACCAGCTGAGCCAGTCCTTGACGACCCACGCTCCATAACCCTTGACGTAGTCGAAGCGCCAGGCGTCGATGCCGATGCTCCTGAGATAGGCGGCGTAGCTCTCTTGGCTGGCCCAGAGCCAGTACTGATCCCAGCTCTTCTCGTGGGCGATGTCAGGATAGCTCCCGAAGGTCCCTTCGTCGCAGCACTTGACCTCGTTGGGGTGGAAGTCAAGGTAGTTGGCCGTGTACTTGCCCGACGCGACCTTTGAGAAGTCGGTCCAGGTGTAGTCGTTCACGAAGGGGTTCCACTCCAGGTCGCCGCCGGCGCGGTGGTTTATCACGATGTCCGCTATCACCTTCATGCCGTAAGAGTGGGCGGTGTTTATCATGTTCACCAGTTCCTGCTTCGAGCCGAATCTCGTTTCTACCGTCCCCTTCTGGTAGTACTCGCCGAGGTCGAAGTAGTCGTAGGGGTCGTAGCCCATGGAATAGCCGCCGCTCATGCCCTTGCTCGCAGGGGGAATCCATATCGCCGAAATCCCTGCGCTCGCCCAGTCCGGTATCTTCTGGGCTATCGTGTCCCACCAGATTCCCCCGCCTGGGACGTCCCAGTAGAAGGCCTGCATTATGACGCCGCCGTTCTCAAGGGTTTCCGCCTTCGCCGGAACCGCCGAGACGCTGAGAAAGACCAGAAGTACTAGAATTGCCACCAACACCTTTCTGGCCATGGCAATCACCACCGGATGGTCAGAATATATCACCGGTGGTGAAATATTTAAACTTTGCCACTATTGTTCATTGTGGAACGTAAAAGAACACTGAATGGATGGTCAGAAATGAAACATCCCGTTTCAACGTTGAGTTTCTCTTTCCGTGAGCCTGGCCCTTTGGGATCGGTTGAAAAGAAAGGCGGGATAACAAGGCTCAGTCGTCTTCAATCATCCCTCGGACCTCTTGGGCCTTTCCGCACAGCTCGCAGCTCTGCATGAAGACGAGCATGTTGAGGAGGTGGAAGAGCTCTATCTCTGTCAGCTCTATCCCCGCCTGGGATATCCTCTTGAGAACTGGCTGGGAGTTGATCTCTATCTCGTCCAGGACCTCTTTGGCGAGTTTTACCAGCTCTGTCCGGTTCTTTATCTTGAAACCCGCTTTCTCTAGGATCTGAACGAGCTTCTCGGCCTCTACCTGGAGGTACGCCTGTCTGAACTTCTCTATGTTCTCGTCCGGGTCTGCCTTGATGAGGAACAGCCTGGCGGCCCTGGAGTAGACCCTCTCGTTTCCGTGGGCTTCTATTTCTTCAACGAGTCCTGCTCTCTCCAGGGTCTTGATATGGCGGTAGACTGTTGTTCTGTCCTTTCCCAGGGCGTCACTCAGTTCGTTTATGGTCATGGGTCTCTCTCTGAGGAGCTGGAGAATCCTGAAGCGCGTCTCTTCTGAGAGCACCTTCACCTTCTCGGGCTCTGTGATTATCAAAACTTCCCTCACTCAGTACTCCTCCAGTTTGTCCTGGGGGGTTTCTCCCTCCTCAACGATCTTCCTACCCGCTGCAACCATGTCTATGCTGTGGACGACTCCTCCAAACTCCTCTATCGTCCTGACTATCTCGTCGTAGTCGAGGTTGTCGCCGGCCATCGTTATCTTGACGTTCTCCGTCTCCTTGTCTATCTCCACCAGCGTTATGTTGACGCCATCGACCCCGTCGAGCTCGCTGAGTCCGAGCGCCAGCTCCGTCACCATCGGCTGATGTGGCTTAAGCACGTCCAGGACAAGAAGTCTTATGCCCTTCGCCATATCCCATCGCTTCTCCTTTCCCCGTCATTTTTTAAGTATTTCTCCCAGCTTCTTCAAGAGCGCCAGGGTCTCCTCGTCGCGGCCCATCCTGGCCATGGCCAGCCACTCGATGGCGTGGATTATGTCCTCGTTGGAGAAGTCCTTAAGCGCCTCTTCGTTGGCCTCGATCTCCTTGGATATCTCCGTCTTGAACTCGTGCTCCTTTTTGAGGAGCTCATCCATCGTATTGAGCAGCTCGTCGTCATCGAACTCATAGCCAAGGGCCTTGAATATCTCCAGCTTTATCTTGAGCCTTGAGCGGGCGAAGTACCTCAACTCCTCATCGCCGAGGTACATGTTGATGTAGAACGCATCGGCGGTCCTTCCGTAGTACTTCTCCACCAGGTTGCCCTTCATCTCCGTCCTCTTTACCTCGACCAGGCCGGCTTCCTTGAGCTTCTCGATGTGGTGGTATATCGTCTGGGGCGTCTTCCCCAGTATCTCGCTGAGCTGGGAGATGGTCATCTCCTTGTTGCGGAGCAGTCCGAGTATCTTCCTTCTCGTGTCCTCAAGCATCAGCTTTATGACTTCTGGGTCGGTTATGACCTTCACTTTCGCCATCTGGATCACCCAATTTAAACGTTCTAATGCTTCTTTTAACGTTATGGCATATAACCCTTTTGCTTTCCCCCGGTAGCTTTATATATGTAAAGGCCATGGTTCATTAAGAACCATTGATGGACAAAATATCCACTTCCCTGGATGTACCCATCTGGGGAGGAAGGCTTAAATATGGGCTCCCGAAAAACCTTCGGAGGTGGGTAAGATGGAGGCTCCAAAGCTCGATTTCCTGTTTTATCCAAAGAGCGTCGCGGTCATCGGGGCGTCAAACGTCCCTGGAAAGGTTGGAAACGCCATAATGCGCTCGATAACTCTTCGCTACGATGGAAAGGTCTACGCGGTAAACGTCAAGGGCGGCGAGGTCGAGGTCAACGGGAAGCGCTTTAAAGTTTACAGGAGCATTAAGGAGATACCTGACGAGGTTGATGTTGCAGTCATAGCGGTTCCGGCGAAGTTCGTTCCCGACGTCATTGACGAGTGCGGCGAGAAGGGCGTTAAAGGGGCTGTTGTCATCTCCGCCGGCTTCAAAGAGGCCGGAAGGGCCGAGCTTGAGGAGGAACTCGTTAAGCGCGCCAGGAAGTGGGGAATAAGGCTCGTCGGCCCGAACTGTCTCGGCGTGACGAACCTCGAGAACGGCTTTGACTGCAACTTCAACCCGCCGGAGAGGCAGGCCAGGCCAGCCTTCGGAAAGGTCGCCTTCATGAGCCAGAGTGGAGCGTTCGGCGCTGCAATCCTCGACTGGGCCGCCAGCCACAAGATAGGAATGAGCAAGTTCATCAGCCTCGGCAACATGGCAGATTTAGATGAGAGCGACTTCATAGCCTACCTCGGCCAGGATGAGAAGACCGGAGTTATCACCGGCTACATCGAGGGCGTCAAGGACGGTAGGAAGTTCTTCAACGTCGCCAAGGAGGTCACCCTCAGGAAGCCCATCATCATCCTCAAGGCCGGCAGGACCGAGGCCGGAGCTAAGGCAGCTGCTTCCCACACCGGTTCTCTGGCAGGCTCCTACAAGATATACGAGGCCGCGTTCGAGCAGACTGGTGTTCTGAGCGCCAAGAGCATGCGCCAGCTCTTCAACTACGCGAAGGCCTTAGCCATGCAGAAGCCGGCCAGAGGAAACCGCGTGGCCATAGTCACCAACGGCGGTGGAGCGGGAGTCATGATGAGCGACGGCCTGCTCGAAAGGGGAATGAAGCTCGCCGAGCTGAGCGATGAGACCAACGAGCGCTTTAGGAAGGACATCGAGGAAGGCAAGCTCCCGCACCACATGTCCTACAGAAACCCGATTGATGTCATAGGCGATGCCCCGTCGAGCCGCTATGAGATAGCCATGCGCTATGCCCTCGAAGACCCGAACGTCGATGTCCTCGTCGTCATAGCGCTCTTCCAGAGCCCAGCCCTCGATGAGGGAATCGTTGAGGCCATGGAGAGAATGCAAGCTTACGGCAAGCCGATAGTCTTTGTCGCTCCAGGTGGAGACTATCCGCATAAGATGGCCAGGAACATCGAGCTCAAGGGCGTTCCCGTCTACGAGACCGTCGAGGACGGCGTCGATGCGGTCTACGCCCTCGTCAAGTACGGCGAGTGGCTGAGGGAGAATGGAAAACTTTAAATCCCCTTCTTCCCTTTCTCTTCCCATGCGCGGTGGTCGTTTTTGGCCCTGGTGAAGCCTTCCTTTTCTGCCCCGGCTTAGTCCTGAGTTTCGTTTCCACTGGAAATGGAGGTGTTTTGAATGGACGACTTTAAGGTCACCCCATGGGACGTTGAGGGTGTTGTGGACTACGCGAAGCTGATAGAGGAGTTCGGAACCAGTCCGCTGACGGACGAGCTGATAGAGAAGACCGCAGAGCTGACGAAGAGCGAACTGCCGATATACTTCAGGAGGAGGTTCTTCTTCTCCCACAGGGACTACGACAAGGTTCTGGCTGATTACGAGAGTGGAAAGGGCTTCTTCCTGTACACGGGGAGGGGTCCGAGCGGCCCGATGCACATAGGCCACATCATTCCATTCTTCGCCACAAAGTGGCTCCAGGAGAAGTTCGGCGTCAACCTCTACATCCAGATAACGGACGACGAGAAGTTCCTCTTCAAGGAGAAGCTCACCTTCGACGACACCAAGAGATGGGCCTACGACAACATCCTTGACATCATAGCTGTCGGCTTCGATCCGGACAAGACCTTCATCTTCCAGGACAGCGAGTTCACCAAGATATACGAGATGGCGATACCGATAGCGAAGAAGATAAACTACTCGATGGCCCGTGCTGTTTTTGGCTTCACGGAGCAGAGCAAGATTGGGATGATATTCTACCCGGCGATTCAGGCGGCGCCGACCTTCTTTGAGAGGAAGCGCTGTCTCATTCCAGCGGCTATAGACCAGGATCCGTACTGGAGGCTCCAGAGGGACTTTGCAGAGAGCCTCGGCTACTACAAGACCGCTGCCATTCACTCCAAGTTCGTGCCAGGCCTCATGGGCCTTGAGGGCAAGATGAGCGCCTCAAAGCCTGAAACAGCAGTTTACCTCACCGACGACCCGGAGGAGGCGGGTAAGAAGATATGGAAGTATGCTTTAACCGGAGGCAGGGCAACCGCAAAGGAGCAGCGCGAGAAGGGCGGCCAGCCGGAGAAGTGCGTCGTCTTCAAGTGGTTCGAGATATTCTTTGAGCCGGACGACAAGAAGCTCATGGAGCGCTACCACGCGTGCAAGAGCGGTGAGCTACTCTGCGGCCAGTGCAAGCGCGAGCTGATTGAGAGGGTTCAGGAGTTCCTGAAGGAGCACCAGAAGAAGCGCAAAGAAGCGGAAAAGAAGGTCGAGAAGTTCAAGTACACCGGCGAACTGGCGAGGGAGCAGTGGGATAAATCAATTCCGGAGCCGCTGAGGGTTTAGAACCCCCACCCTTCCTGGAATTCATTTTCTCCGCTTTCTTCGACTTCTCCCGTCTCCATTTCCACTCTGAACGGCTCTTCGGCTTTAACGTCCGGCCTCAGCCTTATGTCGAGGATGGCGCGCAGTGTGAATTCACCGTGCCCCATAATGAGAGTCTCGCCTCCGAGGCTGCCCGCCAGGCTCCTCGGGCTGACCGTTTTGTAGTTTCCGACGACCACCGTGCTCTCCTCTGGCAGCATGAGGGTGCTGAACTCGAAGGACGTTCCGGCCCCCAGAATCTTTTCGAAGCTGAAGCCCTCCGTCGTAAGCGCCACCTTTACCCGCCTCGCCTTCGTGAGGGTTGAGTACACGCTTCCCCTGATGAGTTTTCCGTCGCCCCTGAAGCTCACCTGGGCGGAGTCCTCCTGCGTTGAGACCGTCACCGTGCCCTCACCTTCCACACGCCCTTTGCTGGTCAGGAAGAGGAGCACCACGTCCCTGTACGGCTCGCTCAGCACCCTGACCGCCGGCGCCCTGATGAATCCGGTGCCGTCCGAGTAGACCGCGGCCTTGAACTCTCCATCGATGAACGGGATCCGCGGGCCCCGGGACATCCTCTCGGCCGTGAACTTTCTGCTCACGTGGTAGGTCCTGTTCTTTCCTCCGCTCCACCAGCCCCTCATCTCCAGAACGCCAACCTCGAAGTCCATCTCGCCTGGAATGGAAACTGCCGAGTCCGAGAACTCTGCGGCAGAGAAGAACGCTTCCGCTTTCTTTGATGCGGAGCGAACCCGTATTACGCCGTAGAGCCCGCCCCCGAATATCAGGAGCGCGAACGCGATGAAGAGCATCAGAAACAGCGTCCCCCCGGCAGCGCTCAGGAACATGTAGATCAGAGGCGCCATGAACGCCACCATGAAGATTAGTATGAATACCACCGCCAGGGTGCTTCCCCTGTCCCTGAGAACGACGACTTTCATGATGTCCACCAATGGGCTTCGGAGGGGTTGTTTATTACATTTTTCTTTTGATAGTCTCGCCGCTCACGGGGGGTGCAATGATTAGCTCAATGAGTAACTAAACAACCGAGACCTTTTTAAGTCTTGCCAGTGTAATAAGGCCTCGAAGAGGCTACCGTAAAACAACCCCACTAAGAGGGGTTTCACGTTACCCTCCAGCATTAGAGGGTTGACGCTGTTAAGCGTCCTTTCAAAACCGCCTTTGAGCAGTCAAAACCTCTGAAGGGTGGCCGTTGAGCGATAACCCCGAGCGGGTTTTTACCCGTAGGGGTAACGGGCCCGAGACCGGGCCTGCGGGCCGAGCCGAAACTCGCGAGAGGAGTAGGTGATGGGCCCGCGAACCGAACCGCCCCTTCACGGCGGGGAGGAGGTCAGCTTTCCCGCGAGCGGTTTATAACCCCTGCCCCGAATTTATGCCGGTGTTGCATCATGGTGCGCCTCCCCTTCCGTGACACGTACTACGAAATCAGGCCGAGCAAGATAGTGGCCCTTGCCAAGAACTACGCAGAACACGCTAAAGAGATGAAGGGCAATGTCCCTGAAAGGCCGGTCTTCTTCCTCAAACCACCGAGTGCACTGATAGGGCCCGGCGAGCCGATAATACTGCCGAGGATGAGCAAAAGGGTTGACCACGAGGTTGAGCTGGCGGTGATAATCGGGAAGCGCGGGAGGAGAATCCCGAGGGAAAAGGCGTTCGATTATATCCTCGGCTACACGATACTCCTTGACATAACGGCGAGGGACCTTCAGGCCGAGGCGAGGGAGAAGGGTCTCCCATGGACGATAGCGAAGGGCTTTGACACCTTTGCCCCGGTCGGGCCGAGGGTGGTTGACAGGCGCGAGCTGAACATAGCAGACCTTGAAATCGGCCTCAAGGTGAACGGCCAACTCAGGCAACTCGGAAGGACGAGCGAGATGGTCTTCAAGGTCCCGGAGATAATCGAATACATCTCGACCATAATGACACTCGAACCCGGCGACATAATAGCGACCGGAACCCCGGCCGGAATAGGCCCGCTCAGGCACGGCGACAGGGTTGAGGCGTGGATTGAGGGAATCGGGAAAGTTGAATTCGACGTTCTGGCCGAGGGCTCGATACTCTGCTGAAAAACTTTTTTAAGTTTTTAATCTTTAACTGTCTCCGGTGGTGTTATGAAGAGGGTGCGTTTGGGGGTCGTCCTCCTGCTGGTTCTCTCTGTTGCGATGGCTGGCTGTCTGGACAACAACTTCGTCTACGCCAGGGGAAAGAGCGTTCCGGCCGGGGAGAGCAGAGAGTGGCCCTTCAGGGGTCCGGCGAACCTTAGCGTTGAGATAAGCTCCAGCGTTCCGGTTGAGGTGAAGGTTGTCTCCCCCGACGGAACCGTGCTGAGGGATTTTGGAACCGTCAGGGAAGTGAATGGGGTCGTTGAACTTCCTGAGGGTAGATGGAAGGTCGTGGTGAAGAACCCCGGCAATGAGACCGCGGTCATTGACGTGACCATTAAGGCCTGAGCCTTCGTTTTTTCCCGGGCTTTTCCTAAATCGCTTCAGCCTTTTCAAGTTTCAACTAACCATCGTTCGGCAGATTAAACGACACATTAAACGCCCTTCGAGCCTCCAATGTCGTAATGTGCGTTGGTGTCCACTTGTCCATCTTCCTGATGAATTTTTATTCATGCTAAGACTAAAAACGGCATAGAAGTTCCTTTCAACTCGTTTCTGGTTTTAACTTCGCGTTCTTGACTTTTACAGGGCTGAAAAACTTTATATTCTGAAACGGGCCAACCTCCAAGGAATGCACATTCCTAAAGAACGTGGACATGAATGCTCATAACTGTACAGGAGGTTGGGAGATGGCGGACGCCAACTGGAAGCTTGGAGAAGCGAGCTGGAAGAGTAAGGATTCGGACGAGACCTACCGCGAAGTGACGCCCGCTGCTATAATCCTCGGCGTCATCTGGGGCGCCTTCATGGCCGCCAGCTTCACCTACGCGGGAATGATAATGGGCTTCACCTCCGGCGGTTCAGCGATAGCCGCCATCGTCGGATGGGGAGTCCTCAGGGGAATTCTCAAGAAGGGAACCGTCGTCGAG belongs to Thermococcus camini and includes:
- a CDS encoding fumarylacetoacetate hydrolase family protein encodes the protein MVRLPFRDTYYEIRPSKIVALAKNYAEHAKEMKGNVPERPVFFLKPPSALIGPGEPIILPRMSKRVDHEVELAVIIGKRGRRIPREKAFDYILGYTILLDITARDLQAEAREKGLPWTIAKGFDTFAPVGPRVVDRRELNIADLEIGLKVNGQLRQLGRTSEMVFKVPEIIEYISTIMTLEPGDIIATGTPAGIGPLRHGDRVEAWIEGIGKVEFDVLAEGSILC